The proteins below are encoded in one region of Coffea arabica cultivar ET-39 chromosome 4c, Coffea Arabica ET-39 HiFi, whole genome shotgun sequence:
- the LOC113739013 gene encoding uncharacterized protein, whose translation MDEYHKEMEILMLRSDVQEDPKTTIARFLNGLRPDIAERVELQHYMELHEFVNKAIKIEQRLKRKGTTRPNFNNTTYSTNRSFQPRNDSQPLPNAPTPKSRFEGGKVDNSNVEKPPSSILKFEEPRAQTRAHDTRCFKCQDRGHIASQCPNQRIMIMMQNSEIVSEGETEYEDMPPLEGGSDASSLMVDNLRLPTRDHSRPYKLQWLNNSGEEYADIFPENVPSGLPSLRGIEHQIDFFLEFHCQIDHLTRAIRRRSRSCNGKWMSCLAKDGHGMKMDDQKVKAIQEWPTPRSVGDVQNFHGVAGFYRRFVRDFSTIAALLTELIKKNENFHWRDSQEKVFCALKHKLTHAPILALPDFSKTFEIDCDASGIGVGAVMNQGGKSIAYFSEKLNGVALNYSTYDKELYALIQALQVWQHYLRPKGFVIHTDYESLKYLKIQHNLSKKHVKWIAFVESFPYVTKYKTGKSNVVANALSRRYSLITSLDAKLLGFELIKELYAQDSDFVRELLVRESHSGGLIGHFGVDKTLAMLQEHFYWPHIRRDVARVVGRCLAPFQVLERINDNAYKLDLPGEYGVSATSNVSDLAPFDADDTFDLRTNPSQEEENDSIMVRGHANGGSGDRGAEDNVHAPSGPITRARARRLSEQLNETPHPDQIILESLNLSSNIFQESKVLNQQITSSVNDRRDNKEIIAAVRSKLLSLHFISKPLMFASCMPKCMVEAPHVVD comes from the exons ATGGATGAGTACCATAAGGAGATGGAGATCCTGATGCTTAGGTCAGATGTACAAGAGGATCCCAAAACCACTATAGCTAGATTCTTGAACGGGTTAAGACCCGATATTGCTGAACGAGTGGAACTTCAACACTATATGGAGTTGCATGAGTTTGTTAACAAGGCCATTAAGATTGAACAAAGGCTCAAGAGGAAAGGTACTACTCGACCGAATTTCAACAATACCACCTACTCTACCAACCGTTCATTCCAACCAAGGAATGATTCTCAACCTTTACCAAATGCTCCTACACCAAAGTCAAGATTCGAGGGAGGTAAGGTGGACAATTCTAATGTTGAGAAACCACCCTCTTCTATTCTAAAATTTGAGGAGCCTAGGgcacaaactagagctcatgATACTCggtgcttcaaatgccaagatAGAGGCCATATTGCTAGTCAGTGTCCCAATCAAAGGATTATGATTATGATGCAAAATAGCGAAATCGTGAGTGAGGGCGAAACCGAATATGAAGACATGCCACCTCTTGAAGGAGGTAGTGATG CTAGTTCACTCATGGTGGACAACTTGAGGCTACCTACAAGGGATCACTCGCGACCCTACAAACTCCAGTGGCTCAACAATTCTGGGGAG GAGTATGCTGATATCTTCCCCGAGAATGTGCCAAGTGGATTGCCATCACTTAGAGgcattgagcatcaaattgatttttttcTGGAGTTTCATTGCCAAATCGACCATCTTACAAGAGCAATCCGGAGGAGATCAAGGAGTTGCAACGGCAAATGGATGAGTTGCTTAGCAAAGGATGGACAC GGAATGAAAATGGACGATCAAAAGGTGAAAGCTATTCAAGAGTGGCCAACACCAAGGTCTGTGGGTGATGTTCAAAACTTCCATGGAGTTGCAGGTTTCTATAGGAGATTCGTGAgggattttagcaccattgctgcaCTCTTGACCGAATTGATCAAGAAGAATGAGAATTTCCATTGGAGAGATTCTCAAGAAAAGGTTTTTTGCGCTTTAAagcacaaactcacacatgcacctatACTTGCCTTACCTGATTTTTCTAAAACATTTGAAATTGATTGTGATGCTTCAGGTATTGGAGTTGGAGCTGTGATGAACCAAGGTGGAAAGTCTattgcctactttagtgagaaactcaaTGGGGTTGCACTGAATTACTCAACTTATGATAAAGAGTTGTATGCCCTTATTCAAGCACTACAAGTGTGGCAGCATTACTTAAGGCCTAAGGgattcgtgatacacactgattaTGAGTCCCTTAAGTACCTTAAGATCCAACACAACTTGAGCAAGAAGCATGTAAAGTGGATTGCATTCGTGGAGTCCTTTCCGTATGTAACTAAATACAAGACTGGTAAGTCCAATGTGGTTGCGAATGCACTCTCACGAAGGTACTCTCTAATAACTTCTTTAGATGCTAAGTTGTTGGGATTTGAGTTAATTAAAGAGCTCTATGCACAAGATAGTGACTTCG TCCGTGAGCTCTTGGTAAGGGAATCCCATTCGGGCGGACTTATAGGACATTTTGGGGTTGATAAGACTCTTGCCATGCTGCAGGAACACTTCTACTGGCCGCACATAAGGAGAGATGTTGCACGGGTGGTGGGGCGCTGCTTAGC ACCTTTTCAAGTATtggagcgcatcaatgacaatgcttacaaacttGATCTTCCTGGTGAGTATGGAGTTAGTGCTACGTCTAATGTTTCTGATTTAGCTCCTTTTGATGCAGATGATACttttgatttgaggacaaatccttctcaagaggaagagaatgatAGCATCATGGTGCGTGGGCATGCTAACGGTGGCTCGGGTGATCGAGGCGCTGAGGATAACGTGCACGCTCCAAGCGGACCCATCACTAGGGCTCGCGCACGGAGACTTAGTGAGCAACTCAAT GAAACACCGCATCCAGACCAGATCATTTTGGAGTCTCTCAACTTGTCATCGAACATCTTTCAGGAAAGCAAAGTTTTGAATCAGCAGATCACCAGTTCTGTCAATGACAGGAGAGATAACAAG GAAATTATTGCTGCCGTAAGGTCAAAACTCTTATCTCTTCACTTTATTTCAAAGCCACTGATGTTTGCATCTTGCATGCCAAAGTGCATGGTAGAAGCTCCACACGTGGTCGATTAG